From Bacteroides uniformis:
ATCAAGGTAGAATCCTGCTGATAACGCAAAGTCAAGTCTGCCGTACGCATCCGGACACGCTCATTCCTGATAGAATCATCAAGCTGGTTGTTCCTCTGCAGATAGTGATAAGCCCTCTTGTAGTTGCCGGTTTCCTCGTAAAACTGCTGAAGGTATTTATTACGGATATGTACCATATCAGGGTCGATGCCCGGAGGGACTACACTCTCGGACAATAAACGACGTGCCTCTTGAAAGTCTTTCTGAAGCAGAGCCAATTCTATTTTCTGCGTATCGATATAATATAGTGCAGTACTCACCCCCATTTCCTCAAAAAAAAGTTGGCATTCATTTATATATTTAACAGCCAAATCAACCATATTCAGTTGAAGATAACAGTCTCCTAAATTCAACCTCCCCAGATTAAGTTCAAAACTCATATCAGCATATCCTTCGACTAAATCAATAACCTTTTGGAAATATTTTATCGCTGTCTGGTAATCCTCCCTATAATAGTAAGAAGTCCCTCTATTATTCAAATAAATATATTTTTCATAAGGTAGCATACTGTCATAGCTTTCTCCTGCCAGATTATAATAGTAATCACACTGTTCAAAATCACGCATGGTAACATATACTTGTGCCAAACCATAATAAATGGGAGGTTTCTTGGTAGAAGCTATATGCAAAGAGTCGCACATCAACAAAGCTCTCCTATACCAAGCTGCCCCTATATCCAATTTTCCTAAACGGTTATTCGCATCTGCAAGATTCATCAAAATATCCGGCACCACTTCAATCCTAGTCCCTCTCATCCGTAATTCATAAGCCTTCCGGAAACAAATTTCGGCAGAATCCATATTCCCAACACGTGCAAAGATATTTCCCTTCATATTGAAACATTCAGACTCCAAATCTGCCATTTGAGAAGAACTATGCTGCCTTTCTATAAAGTCATGTATCTGCTGGATTACGATTTGTGCCGAATCAAGCTGTGAAGTAATCAAATATGTTTTCAGTGTCATTGCCAGATAATTATACTTGACCAAGCTATCCTTTGCCTCTTCCATCTTTTGAAAAGCCTTCAACCTTACCTTTCGGGGCACAATGGCCACAGAATCTCCATTTATATGGGAAAAATCCTCAAAAGCTCTCATTTCTGTGTATACGTCCTCTTTATCTCCGGGCGCACAAGCTCCTAGAAGCACAAACCCTAATATCCAATAAATATAAAATCGAATTCGCTTATCCATCCTCTCTCCCATGTTTCTCGTAATTAGATTATTTATTCAATACATCTGCAAACTTAAAATATTTTTGCGAAATACCGTCAAGCATAAGGCGTATTTCTCAACCACAAAAGAGCATACGCTACCGCTTTATTAAAACGAAACAAAAAAATCACATCATAGTACAATATTTAGCTACATAAGCCATTAAAACAACATTTTAGTACATTTCAAACTTTTTCTCATTTTCTTATTTACATTTTTATTAATTACTTTGTGGATAAAGAATTGCGAATATACTCAATCAAACAAAATAATACAATCACACAAAGAAAGGCTGTTTCCAAAAGAAAACAGTTCTTTTACATAATTTATAAGTTCTATGTTAGACAGTGGACAAATCATAGCAGATAGATACGAGCTACTCAAACAACTAGGAAGAGGAGGATTTTCTGAAGTTTGGCTGGCACAAGACAAACTTACGGATGTTAAGGTCGCCATAAAAATATATGCTCCGGGGATGGGGCTTGACGATGCGGGGATATCCCTTTTCACACAAGAGTTCTCCCTCGTATTTGATATGAATCATACCAATTTACTGCATCCTACTTATTATGACTGCTGGGAACGGATGCCATACCTGATTTTGCCTTTTTGCAAAAACGGTTCGGCCTTCCAATACCTTACTGACAACAACCGGATAACAGAAACGGAAAGCTGGCATTTGCTCCATGATGTTGCAGAGGGACTGGCTTATCTTCATGCAAAAACTCCCCCGGTTATCCATCAGGATATAAAACCCGATAATATTCTGATTAATGATGAGAATAGGTATATGATTACGGATTTCGGAATCAGCGCACGGATTAGAAGTACATTACGCAGGAACCAAGGCCAAGAATCCAGTGGAGGAACTTTGGCCTATATGGGACCAGAACGTTTTGGTCCATCTCCCGCCCCTATTATGGCTAGTGACATTTGGTCATTGGGAGCAACAATGTATGAGCTTCTAACCGGTATGCCGCCCTATGGCGATCATGGAGGCGTATTGCAAAAAAACGGTGCAGACATTCCACTTATCAACGAAGACTTTTCTCAAGAATTAAAAGATATCATTTACAAGTGCCTTGCCTTAAATCCATGGGACAGACCCACAGCCAGACAAATTGCAGACTACACTTCCCAACATATCAATGGAAGTCCCGTCCCCTTTAGTCTGTCAAACAACAGCCATGATACTTTGCAAGAGGAAGAGGACAAAACCCATGAGGATTCCATTAGCGCACACTCTTCTGACATAAATAAGATGTCACCCTATCAAGACAAAGGGAAACGCAAAAAAGTTATAGTCGTAGCAGCAATCACAGCTATATTCGCAACAATTGTCATCATCTTTTCGCTAATAAGCGGCAAAGAACCAGTAGTGGAATCCATACCGGAACCGACTCCAACGATTGATTACGACCAAATGTGTCTGTCAATCATTCAAGAAGGCGAAAACTCTAAAATACAAGGAGATGTTTTCCGATTTGACATTGACACTTTAAAGCAAAACAATGATTCCGTATTTGAGGATTTTTACATAAATGCCATTGGCAAATACCGCCAAATAAATTACTACAAAGATTCCATCTCCGCGAAAATATACTTAAATGCAACAGAACTGAAACAGCAAGTAGAGGCCATACTGGATTCTGCCTATCATGTTTTTAAAGAAAAGGCAAATATCATGAAAGACCTTGACCAAGCCGTAGCAGCCCAGGCTTTTGAAGACCGTGCAAAAAAAATAGAACCATATATAAACATAGACAACAATGAAAATGAATAAACTTATCAGACTGATTGTTTTAGCGTTCGCTCTCTCTATGCCAATAAGTATATGGGGGCAATGCGCCTCCATCTATCAAAAGGGAGAGACATACATGAAAAGAGGAAGATACAGAGACGCTATTAAAAGTTTTAAAGCAGCCATGAAATGCGACAGCAATCTGGAGCAAGCATGCAAAAATAAAATCAAAGAGTGTGAGGAAAAAATAAATCCCGCTCCCAAGCCAGCGCCTCCTGCCGAAATCACCAGACTTACCATAGACAGAAAAAGCCTGGAATTTGGGTGTGAGACAAAGACTGCAGAAAGTATAAAAATAGAAAGTCTTCCAGAACAATGGACTGCAATATCAGATGCAGACTGGTGTCAAGTGACTCCCGGTGAGAAGAAACTCTCCATAAGCTGCCAGACCAATTGGCTGACTACCGAACGTAAAGCCACCATTACAATCAGTAATGAAAAGATGAAAGCTACGGTCAGTGTTACCCAAGGTGGCCAAGAAGAATTCATTAATATCGCATTAGATAAATTGGAATTCGGCTCCAAAGGAGAAATTAAGGAACTGCAAGTAGACTCCAATGCCGAATGGGAAGTTGCAGATATTCCTGAATGGTGTGAAGCTATAGCAAAAGACCGTGGCAAACTCATTCTAAAAGTGGGAAAAACCAAGAAGGCCAGAGAAGGAACTCTCATAGTTAAAAGCAAAGGAGGAAAAATATCTTCAATTATTCTCTCCCAGAAAAAGGGAGGTCTATTCTAAATTCATGGTAAACCGACAATGGTGAGAAACTCTGATTTATACAAAGTAATTCCATTATTAAAGTAAAATCTTATGAGATGTATGAATTGCGGTTGGGACAACCATTCCAACACAACAGTATGCCTGAAATGCGGGCAACCTTTGCGAATGCCGGAGAATTATGC
This genomic window contains:
- a CDS encoding serine/threonine protein kinase; this translates as MLDSGQIIADRYELLKQLGRGGFSEVWLAQDKLTDVKVAIKIYAPGMGLDDAGISLFTQEFSLVFDMNHTNLLHPTYYDCWERMPYLILPFCKNGSAFQYLTDNNRITETESWHLLHDVAEGLAYLHAKTPPVIHQDIKPDNILINDENRYMITDFGISARIRSTLRRNQGQESSGGTLAYMGPERFGPSPAPIMASDIWSLGATMYELLTGMPPYGDHGGVLQKNGADIPLINEDFSQELKDIIYKCLALNPWDRPTARQIADYTSQHINGSPVPFSLSNNSHDTLQEEEDKTHEDSISAHSSDINKMSPYQDKGKRKKVIVVAAITAIFATIVIIFSLISGKEPVVESIPEPTPTIDYDQMCLSIIQEGENSKIQGDVFRFDIDTLKQNNDSVFEDFYINAIGKYRQINYYKDSISAKIYLNATELKQQVEAILDSAYHVFKEKANIMKDLDQAVAAQAFEDRAKKIEPYINIDNNENE
- a CDS encoding tetratricopeptide repeat-containing sensor histidine kinase — encoded protein: MGERMDKRIRFYIYWILGFVLLGACAPGDKEDVYTEMRAFEDFSHINGDSVAIVPRKVRLKAFQKMEEAKDSLVKYNYLAMTLKTYLITSQLDSAQIVIQQIHDFIERQHSSSQMADLESECFNMKGNIFARVGNMDSAEICFRKAYELRMRGTRIEVVPDILMNLADANNRLGKLDIGAAWYRRALLMCDSLHIASTKKPPIYYGLAQVYVTMRDFEQCDYYYNLAGESYDSMLPYEKYIYLNNRGTSYYYREDYQTAIKYFQKVIDLVEGYADMSFELNLGRLNLGDCYLQLNMVDLAVKYINECQLFFEEMGVSTALYYIDTQKIELALLQKDFQEARRLLSESVVPPGIDPDMVHIRNKYLQQFYEETGNYKRAYHYLQRNNQLDDSIRNERVRMRTADLTLRYQQDSTLIAHRVLLQEQKNKVLVLRQTQFVVFAVAVVSILTAVFLYLYSKKKRALLLARNHRTVSTLRLENIRNRLSPHFIFNMLNREMAERNVEEKQELSSLVKLMRRNLELAEQLCVTLAEELDFVKTYINLERRSLGPDFHSELKIEKDVQPEQIRIPSMMIQIPVENAVKHALREKEGERNLWVSVCRRGNGICIKITDNGGGYRPDSRNRGTGTGMKVIMQTIRILNNKNKEAIDVLVHNVSLQSGEMGCEVTFWLPDNYDYRI
- a CDS encoding BACON domain-containing protein translates to MKMNKLIRLIVLAFALSMPISIWGQCASIYQKGETYMKRGRYRDAIKSFKAAMKCDSNLEQACKNKIKECEEKINPAPKPAPPAEITRLTIDRKSLEFGCETKTAESIKIESLPEQWTAISDADWCQVTPGEKKLSISCQTNWLTTERKATITISNEKMKATVSVTQGGQEEFINIALDKLEFGSKGEIKELQVDSNAEWEVADIPEWCEAIAKDRGKLILKVGKTKKAREGTLIVKSKGGKISSIILSQKKGGLF